A window of Aeromicrobium sp. Root236 contains these coding sequences:
- a CDS encoding phosphoenolpyruvate--protein phosphotransferase — translation MASTILHGNGVVPGIGSGPVVRPRPRPEVPTDEDSLDPEAGAARFSEAASAVADRLATRAEHASGEGAEVLHATAALARDRGLVALVQKRLAEGMGICASTAGAVEELSTMFAAAGGLMAERVTDLEDIRDRVVAELTGQPEPGIPTPAVASVLCAVDLAPADTATLDPAAIVAIATSLGGATSHTTIIARQLGIPCVVGTEGLDDIAEGTTVLVDGATGEVVLDPDAGLVRERTEAATAIGAAAASWRSPGATSDGHAVDILANVQDGAGARKAAETQVQGVGLFRTELCFLDRDVEPTVEEQAAIYREVFEAMGDRKIVIRTLDAGSDKPLGFATIKDEPNPALGVRGMRLGLRDEGLMDRQLDAIALAAEGSAAPVWVMAPMVATEDEAAWFGAKVRERGLVPGVMIEIPSAALLADRILRHVDFVSIGTNDLSQYAFAADRMAPSLSELTDPWQPALLALIERVAQAGLEAGKPVGVCGEAAADPQLGCVLVGLGVSSLSSAASAAPLVGATLAGVSLEACRSAAQAALEAKDPAAAREAAAGLL, via the coding sequence CTGCACGGCAACGGCGTGGTCCCGGGCATCGGCAGCGGGCCGGTCGTACGGCCCAGGCCCCGGCCCGAGGTGCCCACCGACGAGGACAGCCTCGACCCGGAGGCTGGTGCCGCGAGGTTCAGCGAGGCGGCGAGCGCAGTCGCCGACCGGCTTGCGACGCGTGCCGAGCACGCCTCAGGAGAGGGGGCCGAGGTGCTCCACGCGACGGCGGCGCTCGCGCGTGACCGCGGCCTGGTCGCGCTGGTGCAGAAGCGGCTCGCCGAGGGCATGGGCATCTGCGCGTCGACGGCCGGAGCGGTCGAGGAGCTGAGCACGATGTTCGCCGCCGCCGGTGGGCTGATGGCCGAACGTGTCACGGACCTCGAGGACATCCGCGATCGCGTCGTGGCCGAGCTCACGGGCCAGCCCGAGCCGGGCATTCCGACACCCGCCGTCGCGTCGGTGCTGTGCGCCGTCGACCTCGCGCCGGCCGACACGGCGACCCTCGACCCGGCGGCGATCGTGGCGATAGCGACGTCGTTGGGCGGGGCGACGAGCCACACCACGATCATCGCCCGCCAGCTCGGCATCCCGTGCGTGGTGGGCACCGAGGGGTTGGACGACATCGCCGAGGGCACGACGGTGCTGGTCGACGGTGCCACGGGCGAGGTCGTGCTCGACCCCGATGCCGGTCTCGTGCGCGAGCGCACGGAGGCCGCCACGGCGATCGGTGCGGCGGCCGCGTCGTGGCGCAGCCCCGGCGCGACGTCTGACGGCCACGCCGTCGACATCCTCGCCAACGTCCAGGACGGTGCGGGAGCGCGCAAGGCCGCCGAGACCCAGGTGCAGGGCGTCGGGCTGTTCCGCACCGAGCTGTGCTTCCTCGACCGCGACGTGGAGCCCACCGTCGAGGAGCAGGCGGCGATCTATCGCGAGGTCTTCGAAGCGATGGGCGACCGGAAGATCGTGATCCGTACGCTCGACGCCGGGTCGGACAAGCCGCTCGGCTTCGCGACGATCAAGGACGAGCCCAACCCGGCCCTCGGCGTGCGAGGCATGCGACTCGGACTGCGCGACGAAGGCCTCATGGACCGCCAGCTCGATGCCATCGCGCTGGCCGCCGAAGGGTCGGCCGCACCTGTCTGGGTCATGGCGCCGATGGTCGCCACCGAGGACGAGGCCGCGTGGTTCGGCGCCAAGGTGCGCGAGCGCGGCCTGGTGCCGGGCGTGATGATCGAGATCCCGAGCGCCGCGCTGCTCGCCGACCGGATCCTGCGTCACGTCGACTTCGTCTCGATCGGCACCAACGACCTGAGCCAGTACGCGTTCGCGGCCGACCGCATGGCGCCGTCGCTCTCGGAGCTCACCGACCCCTGGCAGCCGGCGCTCCTCGCACTCATCGAGCGCGTCGCGCAGGCGGGACTCGAGGCCGGCAAGCCGGTGGGCGTATGTGGCGAGGCCGCCGCCGACCCGCAGCTCGGCTGCGTGCTGGTGGGGCTCGGGGTCAGCTCACTGTCCTCGGCAGCGTCTGCAGCGCCCCTCGTGGGCGCGACGCTGGCCGGCGTCTCGCTCGAGGCGTGCCGATCGGCAGCTCAGGCGGCGCTGGAGGCCAAGGATCCTGCGGCGGCCCGGGAAGCCGCGGCCGGGCTGCTGTGA